The following are encoded together in the Phenylobacterium sp. NIBR 498073 genome:
- a CDS encoding MAPEG family protein, whose product MTMAVELKLLGVAVIIGLIQMLWAAAAARRQQGLKWAAGPRDEPRPITGAAARLDRAFANFKETFPLHAVAVIVAYLAAKLGDLTLWGSVLYTAGRALHPIAYVLDVPYLRTLVWFVGFGGTLAVVAAIFL is encoded by the coding sequence ATGACCATGGCCGTCGAACTGAAGCTGCTGGGCGTGGCCGTGATCATCGGCCTTATCCAGATGCTCTGGGCGGCGGCCGCAGCTCGGCGCCAGCAGGGCCTGAAGTGGGCGGCCGGACCGCGGGACGAACCGCGGCCGATCACCGGGGCGGCGGCGCGGCTAGACCGCGCCTTCGCCAACTTCAAGGAGACGTTCCCGCTGCATGCCGTGGCGGTGATCGTCGCCTACCTGGCGGCCAAGCTGGGCGACCTGACGCTGTGGGGCTCGGTGCTCTACACTGCCGGGCGCGCGCTGCATCCCATCGCCTATGTCCTGGACGTGCCTTACCTGCGGACGCTGGTCTGGTTCGTGGGCTTTGGCGGCACCCTGGCGGTCGTGGCCGCCATCTTCCTCTGA
- a CDS encoding RsmB/NOP family class I SAM-dependent RNA methyltransferase — MRDGGRLSAAIEILTDVETRHRPVKLALKAWGDASRFAGSKDRAWVSGLVLDVLRRRRSLAWRMGDDSPRAAVFCALHALWNWPVERIAEAAADAPHGPGAVSEAERVALMQPRDMAEAPPSIRGDYPEWLQPSLARAFGHEAALEGAMLSERAPVDLRVNTLKTDVEQALKALEPLGAQPTGVLPNALRIPAPDPSQRTQSLEAVPAFSKGWFEVQDLASQIAAEAAGEIKGAQVLDLCAGGGGKTLALAAAMANKGQIYAYDSEARRLSDTVRRSERAGVRNLQVRSPIYPNALKGLDGKIDVVFIDAPCTGTGAWRRHPDTKWRLKPATLAQRTADQDAVLDHGVQFVKPGGRIVYVTCSVLPEEDEDRVVAFLERWTDFHVIPATQNPHLATHLTAEGYLRLSPRSSATDGFFVAVLERAKWTPQ; from the coding sequence TTGCGTGACGGCGGACGCCTCTCCGCAGCCATCGAGATCCTCACCGACGTCGAGACGCGCCACCGGCCTGTGAAGCTGGCGCTGAAGGCGTGGGGAGACGCGTCTCGGTTCGCCGGGTCGAAGGACCGCGCCTGGGTCTCGGGCCTGGTGCTCGATGTCCTGCGCCGCCGCCGCTCGCTGGCCTGGCGCATGGGCGACGACAGCCCGCGGGCCGCGGTCTTCTGCGCGCTGCATGCGTTGTGGAACTGGCCGGTGGAGCGGATCGCCGAAGCTGCGGCCGACGCGCCGCATGGCCCCGGAGCGGTGAGCGAGGCCGAGCGCGTCGCCTTGATGCAGCCGCGCGACATGGCCGAGGCGCCGCCGTCGATCCGCGGCGACTATCCCGAATGGCTGCAGCCGTCGCTTGCGCGCGCCTTCGGCCATGAGGCGGCCCTGGAGGGGGCGATGCTTTCCGAGCGCGCTCCGGTGGACCTGCGGGTCAACACCCTGAAGACCGACGTCGAGCAGGCGCTCAAAGCGCTCGAGCCGCTGGGCGCCCAGCCGACCGGCGTGCTGCCGAACGCGCTGCGTATTCCCGCCCCTGACCCGAGCCAGCGCACCCAGTCGCTGGAGGCGGTCCCGGCCTTCTCTAAGGGCTGGTTCGAGGTTCAGGATCTCGCCTCGCAGATCGCCGCCGAGGCGGCCGGCGAGATCAAGGGCGCGCAGGTGCTCGATCTCTGCGCTGGGGGCGGAGGCAAGACCTTGGCCTTGGCCGCCGCCATGGCCAACAAGGGCCAGATCTACGCCTATGACAGCGAAGCGCGGCGGCTATCCGATACGGTCCGACGCTCCGAACGGGCGGGCGTCCGCAACCTGCAGGTCCGCTCGCCGATCTATCCCAATGCGCTGAAGGGCCTCGACGGCAAGATCGACGTGGTCTTCATCGACGCGCCCTGCACCGGCACGGGCGCCTGGCGGCGTCATCCCGACACCAAATGGCGGCTGAAGCCGGCGACGCTGGCCCAGCGCACCGCCGACCAGGACGCGGTGCTCGACCATGGCGTCCAGTTCGTGAAGCCCGGAGGGCGGATCGTCTATGTCACCTGCTCGGTGCTGCCGGAAGAGGACGAGGACCGCGTCGTCGCTTTCCTCGAACGCTGGACGGACTTCCACGTGATCCCGGCCACCCAGAACCCCCACCTCGCCACCCACCTCACGGCGGAGGGTTACCTTCGCCTCTCGCCCCGCAGCTCGGCCACCGACGGCTTTTTCGTCGCCGTGCTTGAGCGCGCCAAATGGACCCCGCAATGA
- the guaA gene encoding glutamine-hydrolyzing GMP synthase, whose product MTQPAHEKVLIVDFGSQVTQLIARRVRESGVYCEIHPFDKIDEVLGGFSPKAVILSGGPASVHEDESPAVTKKVFELGVPVLGICYGEQTMCAELGGRVEPGTTREFGRAEIEIVKESPLLDGFGGVGHREVVWMSHGDKVTALPMGFEAVAVSEGSPFAVIADEGRRYYGIQFHPEVAHTPRGALMLRNFTHKIAGLKGDWTMAAFRQEMVQKIRDQVGEGRVICGLSGGVDSSVAAVLIHEAIGDQLTCVFVDTGLLRKDEATQVVTMFRDHYNIPLVHVDAGDLFLGELAGVSDPETKRKTIGKLFIDVFDKEAAKIDGANFLAQGTLYPDVIESVSARGGPSAVIKSHHNVGGLPDYMKLKLVEPLRELFKDEVRALGVELGLPPQFVGRHPFPGPGLAIRIPGEITREKVAVLQQADAIYLEEIRKAGLYDSIWQAFAVLLPVKTVGVMGDARTYEDVLALRAVTSTDGMTADFFEFPWEVLGRCATRIINEVRGVNRVVYDVTSKPPGTIEWE is encoded by the coding sequence ATGACCCAGCCCGCCCACGAGAAAGTCCTGATCGTCGATTTCGGCAGCCAGGTGACCCAGCTCATCGCCCGCCGAGTGCGCGAGAGCGGCGTCTATTGCGAGATCCACCCCTTCGACAAGATCGACGAGGTGCTGGGCGGATTCTCGCCGAAGGCGGTGATCCTGTCCGGCGGTCCGGCCAGCGTCCATGAGGACGAGAGCCCGGCCGTCACCAAGAAGGTCTTCGAGCTCGGCGTGCCGGTGCTCGGCATCTGCTACGGCGAGCAGACCATGTGCGCGGAGCTGGGCGGCCGGGTCGAGCCGGGCACGACCCGCGAGTTCGGCCGCGCCGAGATCGAGATCGTCAAGGAAAGCCCGCTGCTGGACGGCTTCGGCGGCGTTGGCCATCGCGAGGTGGTCTGGATGAGCCACGGCGACAAGGTCACGGCCCTGCCGATGGGGTTCGAGGCGGTGGCGGTGTCGGAGGGCTCGCCCTTCGCGGTGATCGCCGACGAGGGCCGTCGCTACTACGGCATCCAGTTCCACCCCGAGGTGGCCCACACGCCCCGCGGGGCTCTGATGCTCCGCAACTTCACCCACAAGATCGCCGGGCTGAAAGGCGACTGGACCATGGCGGCGTTCCGCCAGGAGATGGTCCAGAAGATCCGCGACCAGGTGGGCGAGGGCAGGGTGATCTGCGGCCTGTCGGGCGGGGTCGATAGCTCGGTGGCCGCGGTGCTGATCCACGAGGCGATCGGCGATCAGCTGACCTGCGTCTTTGTCGACACCGGCCTGCTGCGCAAGGACGAGGCCACCCAGGTGGTGACCATGTTCCGCGATCACTACAACATTCCGCTGGTGCACGTTGACGCGGGCGATCTTTTCCTCGGCGAGTTGGCCGGGGTCTCTGACCCGGAGACCAAGCGCAAAACCATCGGCAAGCTGTTCATCGACGTCTTCGACAAGGAAGCGGCCAAGATCGACGGCGCGAATTTCCTCGCCCAGGGCACGCTCTATCCGGATGTGATCGAGAGCGTCTCGGCGCGGGGCGGCCCGTCCGCGGTGATCAAGAGCCACCACAATGTCGGCGGCCTGCCGGACTACATGAAGCTCAAGCTGGTCGAGCCGCTGCGCGAACTCTTTAAGGACGAGGTGCGCGCGTTGGGCGTCGAACTGGGCCTGCCGCCGCAGTTCGTCGGCCGCCATCCGTTCCCGGGCCCGGGCCTGGCGATCCGCATTCCGGGTGAGATCACCCGGGAGAAGGTGGCGGTGCTGCAGCAGGCCGACGCCATCTATCTTGAGGAAATCCGCAAGGCCGGGCTCTACGACAGCATCTGGCAGGCGTTCGCCGTATTGCTGCCGGTTAAGACGGTAGGGGTGATGGGCGATGCGCGGACCTACGAGGATGTCCTGGCCCTGCGGGCGGTCACTTCGACCGACGGGATGACCGCCGACTTCTTTGAATTTCCTTGGGAAGTTCTTGGCCGCTGCGCCACGCGGATCATCAACGAGGTGCGCGGCGTCAACCGCGTGGTCTACGACGTGACCTCCAAGCCGCCCGGCACGATCGAGTGGGAATAG
- a CDS encoding alpha/beta fold hydrolase, with protein MRILPALAIASLLSSTAIPLAAEAAQCSSGWAGTIQYTRNEANSAAKTEQRVTGKGTETSNWSMTYDYAAQVSVRPAPEADYSLGKANISLTSVSTETKSAQDRYICPHERTPRSMSGSFISKTETRGNGAGLEANVHVGVDSDGTYRVSVGLPDIQGTVSGSNSSSYSGQCTPKQGVNQSIADMPTTINGYTFSSSGADRVSKSSPDQLAGSHSVSAYGVTETLRWSLRRCGGDLRLVDVKFEDMRFPTWEAWQEIVEQRGTTDGNIVRITALVANDGPEEKSATIKFRETYKGDKWDGAKPDGLIEELTVNVPAGEQREVAFKWDSSGYAWYDDGRPRLIQRIRTEVEDAGKKVDDKTYNLKVAPKPVVLVHGLWSNWQAWEVWQNILTTSHSYDWKAFPVGQKPEHGRMSTGEQLGNTEPTNTIAQNAVELGQYVKYAQQDRNAWHVDLVAHSMGGLISRRYIHATMPTYPDGKPQVAHLVMLGTPNMGSRCADIISAPLETAGRSMDALRELRPSVVAQFNAVHTERKGVEFSILAGNPLPAICYMFNENDGVVTVPSATWAITDAEQQSVLHINMATAEVFSSFVKPRVAIGPAKQKPIELSALAAGAFGLDAAAQTDAFTPDFSKIVKLAPGQTLKIDIPVKQARDFGMTFIAASTVSASVIDDNGAVVGESLKDTPAASQLFRSIYAERAVAEGTWTLSLRNDDQAEREVVLSTWSRRD; from the coding sequence TTGCGTATCTTGCCGGCCCTCGCAATCGCATCGTTGCTGTCGTCGACAGCCATCCCGCTGGCCGCCGAAGCCGCACAATGCTCGAGCGGATGGGCCGGGACGATCCAGTACACGCGCAACGAGGCCAACAGCGCCGCCAAGACCGAGCAGCGCGTCACCGGCAAGGGCACGGAGACGAGCAATTGGTCAATGACCTACGACTATGCCGCCCAGGTCTCGGTCCGCCCGGCGCCTGAGGCGGACTACAGCCTCGGCAAGGCCAACATCAGCCTGACGTCGGTCTCGACCGAAACCAAGTCCGCCCAGGACCGATACATCTGCCCCCACGAGCGCACTCCGCGCTCCATGTCGGGCAGCTTCATCAGCAAGACCGAGACCCGAGGAAACGGCGCGGGCCTGGAGGCGAACGTGCATGTCGGCGTGGATTCCGACGGAACCTACCGCGTCAGCGTCGGTCTGCCCGACATCCAGGGGACCGTCTCAGGCTCGAACTCATCGAGCTATAGCGGCCAATGCACTCCCAAGCAGGGCGTGAACCAATCCATCGCGGACATGCCGACGACGATCAACGGCTATACCTTCAGCAGCAGCGGCGCGGATCGCGTTTCGAAATCCAGCCCTGACCAGTTGGCCGGCAGTCACTCGGTCTCGGCCTACGGCGTCACCGAGACGTTGCGCTGGAGCCTGCGCCGCTGCGGCGGCGACCTGCGGCTGGTCGACGTCAAGTTCGAGGACATGCGCTTCCCCACCTGGGAGGCCTGGCAGGAGATTGTCGAGCAGCGCGGCACGACCGATGGCAACATCGTTCGGATCACGGCGCTCGTCGCCAATGACGGCCCCGAGGAGAAGTCGGCGACGATCAAGTTCCGCGAGACCTACAAGGGCGACAAGTGGGACGGCGCCAAGCCCGACGGATTGATCGAGGAACTCACGGTCAACGTCCCGGCCGGCGAACAGCGCGAGGTGGCGTTCAAGTGGGATTCCTCAGGCTACGCCTGGTACGATGACGGCCGCCCTCGCCTGATCCAGCGCATCAGGACCGAGGTCGAAGACGCCGGGAAGAAGGTCGACGACAAAACCTACAACCTGAAGGTCGCGCCCAAGCCGGTCGTCCTGGTCCACGGCCTATGGTCGAACTGGCAAGCTTGGGAAGTGTGGCAGAATATTCTGACCACCAGCCATTCCTACGACTGGAAGGCCTTCCCGGTCGGGCAGAAGCCGGAGCACGGCCGGATGAGCACGGGTGAGCAGCTCGGCAACACCGAACCAACCAACACCATCGCCCAGAACGCCGTCGAGCTCGGCCAGTACGTCAAGTACGCGCAGCAGGACCGCAACGCCTGGCACGTCGACCTCGTCGCCCACTCGATGGGCGGGCTGATCAGCCGGCGCTACATCCACGCGACCATGCCGACCTATCCGGACGGCAAGCCGCAGGTCGCCCATCTCGTGATGCTCGGAACCCCCAACATGGGCAGCCGCTGCGCCGACATCATCAGCGCGCCGCTGGAGACCGCCGGCCGCTCGATGGACGCCCTGCGCGAGCTACGGCCGAGCGTGGTCGCGCAGTTCAACGCGGTTCACACCGAGCGCAAGGGCGTTGAGTTCTCGATCCTGGCGGGTAATCCGCTGCCGGCCATCTGCTACATGTTCAACGAGAACGACGGGGTCGTCACGGTCCCGTCCGCGACCTGGGCGATCACCGACGCCGAGCAGCAAAGCGTACTGCATATCAACATGGCGACCGCCGAAGTCTTCTCGTCGTTCGTCAAGCCGCGGGTCGCCATCGGGCCGGCCAAGCAGAAACCCATCGAGCTCTCGGCGCTCGCCGCCGGAGCCTTCGGCCTCGACGCTGCGGCGCAGACCGACGCCTTCACGCCCGATTTCTCGAAGATCGTGAAACTCGCGCCCGGCCAGACCCTGAAGATCGACATCCCGGTCAAGCAGGCCCGCGACTTCGGCATGACCTTCATCGCCGCGAGCACGGTCTCGGCGAGCGTGATCGACGACAACGGCGCGGTCGTGGGCGAGAGCCTTAAGGACACGCCCGCGGCCAGCCAACTCTTTCGGTCCATCTACGCCGAACGGGCGGTCGCGGAGGGAACCTGGACGCTGAGCCTGCGGAACGACGACCAGGCCGAGCGGGAGGTCGTCCTCTCCACCTGGTCGAGACGCGACTGA
- a CDS encoding Lrp/AsnC family transcriptional regulator — protein MTISLDDTDRSLIRLLRLDGRRPNSELAAEVGLSASACLRRVRMLEERGVIRGYTAIVAAPDTEGRVIAIVRLTLEKQTEEYLRRFEAAVREHPEIEECYLMTGDVDYILRVSGASTADYEAIHTDILSRLPGVARIHSSLAMRNVLQQRPGRRRPAG, from the coding sequence ATGACCATCTCGCTCGACGACACCGACCGCAGCCTGATCCGGCTCCTGCGCCTGGATGGCCGCCGGCCCAACAGCGAACTGGCGGCCGAGGTCGGCCTCTCGGCCTCCGCCTGCCTGCGCCGCGTCCGCATGCTCGAGGAACGCGGCGTCATCCGGGGCTATACGGCGATCGTCGCCGCTCCCGACACCGAGGGCCGAGTCATCGCCATCGTTCGGCTGACGCTCGAGAAGCAGACCGAAGAATACCTGCGCCGCTTCGAGGCCGCCGTGCGCGAGCACCCCGAGATCGAGGAGTGCTACCTGATGACTGGCGACGTCGACTATATCCTGCGGGTCTCGGGCGCCAGCACGGCCGACTACGAGGCCATCCACACCGACATCCTCTCGCGGCTTCCCGGAGTGGCGCGCATCCACTCGAGCCTGGCGATGCGCAACGTGCTCCAGCAGCGCCCTGGCCGCCGTAGGCCTGCGGGCTGA
- the alr gene encoding alanine racemase codes for MANFEDPADGLAGGRLTIDLAALRANYLMIADRAAPARAAAVVKADSYGLGAEQVAGALAQAGCRDFFVAVITEALELAPKLPADARVYVLNGLPPGAEATCAAAGVVPVLNSLGQVSRWRAEARRRGIRLPAVIQVDSGMSRLGLAASDIDQLTPGLTDDVEVVLVMSHLACGDTPSAAANQEQLARFEALADRIGPQIPRSLANSAGVFIAPEFRQDLVRPGLALYGAAPIEGAASPVRPVVRLEARVIQLRTIEAGAGVGYGLTYVAQARRRLATVSVGYADGWPRRLGGRVAAYLGDVRLPIVGRVSMDSMTLDVSALPEGMLKEGDFVELIGPHQSLEAVAAAAETIAYEVLTGLGRRFARTYLTQEARVEIDA; via the coding sequence ATGGCCAATTTCGAAGATCCGGCAGACGGCCTGGCGGGCGGGCGCCTGACCATCGACCTCGCCGCGTTGCGCGCCAACTACCTGATGATCGCCGACCGCGCTGCGCCGGCTCGGGCCGCCGCGGTCGTGAAGGCCGACTCCTACGGCCTGGGCGCCGAACAGGTCGCCGGTGCGTTGGCGCAGGCCGGATGCCGGGACTTCTTCGTGGCCGTGATCACTGAGGCCTTGGAACTGGCCCCGAAACTGCCGGCCGACGCACGCGTCTACGTGCTCAATGGCTTGCCGCCCGGCGCTGAGGCGACCTGCGCCGCCGCCGGCGTCGTGCCGGTGCTGAACTCGCTGGGCCAGGTCAGTCGCTGGCGGGCTGAGGCGCGGCGGCGCGGCATCCGCCTGCCTGCCGTGATTCAGGTGGACAGCGGCATGTCGCGGCTGGGACTGGCGGCGAGCGACATCGACCAGCTAACGCCCGGTCTGACCGACGATGTCGAGGTGGTGCTGGTGATGAGCCACCTGGCGTGCGGCGACACGCCCAGCGCGGCGGCGAACCAGGAGCAGCTGGCGCGCTTCGAGGCGCTGGCCGACCGGATCGGACCCCAGATTCCGCGTTCGCTGGCCAATTCGGCGGGCGTGTTCATCGCACCGGAGTTTCGCCAGGACCTCGTACGGCCGGGACTGGCGCTTTACGGCGCGGCGCCGATCGAGGGTGCGGCGAGCCCGGTGCGGCCGGTCGTGCGGCTGGAGGCGCGGGTGATCCAGCTGCGAACCATCGAGGCCGGCGCGGGCGTCGGTTATGGCCTGACCTACGTGGCCCAGGCGCGCAGGCGACTGGCGACGGTCAGCGTCGGCTATGCGGACGGCTGGCCGCGCCGGCTGGGCGGCCGCGTCGCGGCCTATCTGGGCGATGTGCGCCTGCCGATCGTCGGGCGAGTATCGATGGACAGCATGACCCTGGATGTCAGCGCCTTGCCCGAAGGCATGCTGAAGGAAGGCGACTTCGTCGAGCTGATCGGACCGCACCAGTCGCTGGAGGCGGTCGCAGCGGCGGCAGAGACCATCGCCTATGAAGTCCTGACCGGGCTGGGCCGGCGCTTTGCGCGCACCTACCTGACCCAAGAGGCGCGCGTGGA